From Geotalea uraniireducens Rf4:
GCACCCCCTTACCCTTGAACATCGTAGTGCCGGTTCCCCGCAGCTCCGTCACCGCACCGTTTCACCCGCTCGGCCATGGCCGTCTCGGCCAGTGCCAGGTAGTTGCGCCCTTGCCCGGTCGAGCATCTCGCAGTAGACTTTGAAATCGGCAACCGGCATAATTCTTCCCTTGGATCGCGTCCGTCTTCACTCCAGCCAGGCGCGTGCTTCAGCAAGGCGGTTTTCGGCAAAGTATTTCACCGGTGCGCGCCGAAAGCCTGCTCCCGTGAACATCAGCATTCTGGTTTCCCATTTGGGATCGCCGACGATCGCAATCTTCGCGATCCTGTCGCCGTAATGCACAAAAAACGTCATATCGTTCCAGACTTCCCCTCCCACCCAGCCGCAAAAATCCTCTCCAACCATGACCAGCAACTTGACGTCTTCGGGATTTTGCGCTCTGAGGCCGGCAGCCTTGATCCCCACAGCCTGGATAGCGTCCATCTCTTCCTTTCGCAGCGCTCCGGTAATGCGCACCACCCATACACCGCTCTTGTCCTGCTGAATTGTTGCGCCCATAAGAGTTCCTCTCAATTTGTGATCTCTGCCGCAGCCCGAATTCCACCGACAAGAAGCGCTCTGACCTGTTCGAGACGGAGAATCTCGACCTTCTGAAAGCGGAACGATCGCCCTTCCCCAGCTTCGACCGCTGTATGCATTCTCCGGAACAGCACCCGGATCCGCTCTGTCGAGCATGACCGGGGCGGTCTTGGCGAAAGTTTCCTTGACCGGGGCACTCTTTGCCGGCGTGTGCGCAGCCTCTCCCGAAAGGGATGGCATCGGGATGAATGCGGCTGCCAGGAAGGCAAGAAGAAAGAGTGCCCGTTTCATGTGGACTCCGTGAAAAGCTTTGCCGGTGAATCAGCCCTGCCTTGAGATCATATGCCTGAGCAGATCAACCACCCGATGGGAATATCCCCATTCGTTGTCGTACCAGGAAACGGCCTTGAACAACCTCTTCTCTCCCTTCAGGTTGTTCTGCAGAGTGGCGAGAGAGTCGTAGATGGAGGAGCTTTTCGAATGTATGAAATCGGTGGAGACCAGTTCCTCGTTCACGTATTCGAGGAACCCATTGAGATAGGTCTCGGAAGCCCGTTTCATCAGCCCGTCTATTTCCTCGATGGAGGTCTCCCGCTCCGAGCGGAAGGTCAGGTCGACCACCGAGACATCGGGGGTGGGAACGCGGAACGCCATCCCCGTCAGTTTCCCCTTAACCGCCGGCAGCACTTCTCCCACCGCCTTGGCTGCCCCGGTCGTCGCCGGGATGATGTTGATGGCAGCGGCCCTGCCGCCGCGCCAATCCTTTTTGGACGGGCCATCGACGGTCTTCTGCGTAGCCGTGTACGAATGGATCGTGGTCATCAGCCCGGACTCGATCCCCACCCCTTCCTTCAACAGGACGTGCACCAGGGGGGCAAGACAGTTGGTCGTGCAGGAAGCATTGGAGACCACGTGGTGGGTACTGGGGTCATACTCTCCTTCGTTCACACCCATCACGAAGGTTTTCAGGTTTCCTTTCCCAGGCGCGGTAATGACGACCTTCCTGGCGCCAGCCGCAAGGTGCAGCTCGGCTTTGGCGATATCAGTGTACAAACCGGTCGATTCGATCACGTAGTCGACCGACAGCTCCCGCCAAGGAAGGAGATCGGGCGATTTGGCAGCGGCCACGCACTTGATCCGATTCCCGTTCAGGACGAGGAGATCGTCTTCCTCCAGAGAAGAATTGCTCTTCGCCGTCGCCACTTCCCCGCAAAAACGGCCATGTACAGAGTCATACTTCAACTGGTAGGCGAAGTATTTCGCATCGGTACTCACATCGACGACGGCGACGAGGTCTATCCCCTTGCCGAGGAGTCCCTGCTCGGCCATGGCCATAAGGACAAGCCTGCCGATTCTTCCGAAACCGTTGATTGCCACTCTCGCTCCCATTCCTGCCTCCTTTGGCGTTATTTGTTTTCTCGCCGCATTCCCGCAGATCCGCGACAACAGGAGCCGGCTCACCCCGGAGCACGCCGCAGCTCCTCGCCGGGAAGGGCGACCAGCGTCACGACCCGGTTTTGCCCCACGGAGTTGTACAGCACACCGAGAGTAAGCTCGGGCGCGTCGTCCGCCGGCTCGCTCCGCTTGATCCCCAGGCGATCGACGATCAACGTTTCCAGCCCTGACCAGAGATACTCCTCAGGCCGGCCAAGCACGTCGGCCACGATGCCCAGATAGACATCGAGCATCCGGTCATCGCCCCCGACTTCCTCCAGCTCTGCCTCAATCTGCGCGAGCTGCTCCTCCAACGCGGCGGAAGGCGGTACCCCGGCGGAACCGGTCTCATCGAACCCCCACCCCCCGCGCTGGAGGAGGTCGAGCTTGGCATTGAGGAGCGCGCGGCGCCGCTCCAGGTCTTCGCGCTCCCCCTTGACTATCGCGATGCGACCGAGCGCGATGCTGAGCAGATGATCGTATGCCCGCCGCATCAGCTGCCGGCGGGTCTTTTCTTCGTTCTCTGACGGGTCGATCAGACGATGGCCCACGAAACTCACCGTCACCTGGGGCACGTCGTGCACGACGACGTCGCCGGAAAGTGCAACGCCGAATCCCACCCTCTCCTGCATTTCCATCATCAGCAGGGCAATAACCTGTGAAGCGGCGGCGGCCGGCTCCTTCAGGAAATCGGCCAGGTTCCGGTCGCTGCCCAAGATCTGACGCATCTCGGCGGTAGACATGAAAAAGGCTTTAAGCCGGGGATCGCTGCCATAGCTTCCTGAGCTTACGGCAATGGGCGACGGCAGCGCGTTCACCAGCGCCACCACATGATCGATGGCCCGCACAACCGCTGGCCGCAGCTTCTTCTTGTAACCGGATAATGCGCGCAGCCACGGGTCGGTGCCGTCCACGGCCCGCTCGATCGCTGCCTTGACGAGCGACTCGGGGTAGCGCCCCTGCTCTACTCCGCCGAATATGGATTGCAGGAACCGTAACATCCTGTGCTTCCTCTCTCAGGAGAAATCTTTCCTGAATTCTTAACTAGTTTCCATCCGGAAACCCCGGATGAGAAACTATTGGTTTCTGATTCGGAAAGCGGGGATTTTTTGTCCTGGCAAGGAAATCAAGGGGTTGCGCGGAGGCGTACATCGGTACGCCGCACAAGCAAACCCGCAGATTGACACAGCCAGGGCGGAAAAGCACCCTTTCCGGACAGAAACTAACTAGTCTTGCGGCAGCGGCGAAGCTTGCCAGATGTCGCTGCAGTACTCCCGGATCGCCCGGTCGGAGGAGAATTTTCCCATCCGGGCGACGTTCAGGATCGACATCTCCGTCCACCGCTTCCGGTCACGGAATGCCGCGCTTACCCGATCCTGACAGTCGATGTAGGCCTGGTAGTCGGCCAGCAGCAGGTAGTCGTCGCGGTTGAGGAGATGCTCCACCAGCGGCTGAAACAGGCCCCGGTCGCCGTGGGAGAAAAGCCCGCCGGCTATCTGGTCGATCGCCTCCCGCAGCTCCGTCTTCTCCCCGTACCATTTCCGCGGGTCGTACCCACCGCTCTTCAGGTCGCTGACCTCTGCGGCCGTCAGGCCGAACAGGAAGAAGTTCTCCGCGCCGACTTCCTCGCGAATCTCCACGTTGGCACCGTCCAGGGTGCCGATGGTGAGGGCGCCGTTCAGCGAAAATTTCATGTTGCCGGTCCCCGACGCCTCCTTTCCCGCGGTGGAGATCTGCTCGGACAGGTCGGCGGCTGGATAGACCATCTGCCCGTTGGTGACGTTGAAGTCGGGGAAGAAGACCACCTTCAGGCGGTCCGCCACGTCCGGATCGCTGTTGACCACCTCCCCCATCGAGTTGACGAGCTTTATGATCAGCTTGGCCATGAAGTAGCCGGGAGCAGCCTTGCCGCCGAAGATGAAGGTCCGCGGCGTCACGTCGGCCTGCGGATCATGCTTGATCCGGTTGTAGAGGGTGATGATGTGGAGCACCTTGAGGTGTTGCCGCTTGTACTCGTGGATGCGTTTCACCAGGACATCGAACAGGCTGGCGGGATCGACAACGATGCCGGTCCGCGCTTTGATCACACCTGCCAGGACGCTCTTGTTTTCTCTCTTGACCTTCTGCCAGGCGCTCTGGAAGGTCTGGTCCGCGACAAAGGGCTCCAGCCCCCGCAATTCATCGGGATTGGTCACCCAGCCGTCGCCGATCCTCTCCGTGATGAGCCGGGTGAGGCCGGGGTTGCTGAGCACCATCCAGCGCCGGGGGGTCACGCCGTTCGTCACGTTGCGGAAAAGCTCCGGATGGATCTCGTAGAAGTCCTTGAGGACCGTCTGTTTCAGAAGCTCCGTGTGGAGCGCAGCCACCCCGTTGATGGCGTGACTGCCGACGGAGGCCAGATGGGCCATACGCACGTAACGCTCGCCATTTTCGTCGATGATCGACAGGCGCGCGGCCAGTTGGTCGTCCCCCTGGTGCACCAGGCGCACCTCGTCGAGGAAGCGCCGGTTGATCTCGTAGATGATCTCCAGGTGTCGGGGGAGGATGGAAGCGAAAAGCGGCAGCGGCCACTTCTCAAGGGCCTCGGGCAGGAGGGTGTGATTGGTGTATGCCAGGGTAGCGCGGGTGATCTGCCAGGCCGCATCCCACTCGAACTGGTGCTCATCCACAAGAAGCCGCATCAGTTCAGCCACGGCGATGGAGGGGTGAGTATCGTTCAACTGAACGGCAAAACTCGCGGCAAAGGTGTCGAGGCTGTTCTCACGCAACAGGTGGATACGCACCATGTCCTGGAGCGAACAGGAGACGAAGAAGTACTGC
This genomic window contains:
- a CDS encoding SpoIIAA family protein — encoded protein: MKRALFLLAFLAAAFIPMPSLSGEAAHTPAKSAPVKETFAKTAPVMLDRADPGAVPENAYSGRSWGRAIVPLSEGRDSPSRTGQSASCRWNSGCGRDHKLRGTLMGATIQQDKSGVWVVRITGALRKEEMDAIQAVGIKAAGLRAQNPEDVKLLVMVGEDFCGWVGGEVWNDMTFFVHYGDRIAKIAIVGDPKWETRMLMFTGAGFRRAPVKYFAENRLAEARAWLE
- the gap gene encoding type I glyceraldehyde-3-phosphate dehydrogenase; translation: MGARVAINGFGRIGRLVLMAMAEQGLLGKGIDLVAVVDVSTDAKYFAYQLKYDSVHGRFCGEVATAKSNSSLEEDDLLVLNGNRIKCVAAAKSPDLLPWRELSVDYVIESTGLYTDIAKAELHLAAGARKVVITAPGKGNLKTFVMGVNEGEYDPSTHHVVSNASCTTNCLAPLVHVLLKEGVGIESGLMTTIHSYTATQKTVDGPSKKDWRGGRAAAINIIPATTGAAKAVGEVLPAVKGKLTGMAFRVPTPDVSVVDLTFRSERETSIEEIDGLMKRASETYLNGFLEYVNEELVSTDFIHSKSSSIYDSLATLQNNLKGEKRLFKAVSWYDNEWGYSHRVVDLLRHMISRQG
- a CDS encoding glycogen/starch/alpha-glucan phosphorylase; amino-acid sequence: MDTKLPKQKSVAAVPSPADEGREEFRRGSAVDALTRAILDHLYFTQARPLTLATRNDWYMALAYAVRDRMLDDWLKSLSHLRNRELKIVSYLSAEFLMGPHLGNNLVNLGIMEPAREALAALGQDLDELLRQEEEPGLGNGGLGRLAACYLDSLATLRVPAIGYGIRYEFGIFDQEIRDGWQAEKTDKWLRLGNPWEICRPEITYEVKVGGHTERFTDEKGCVRVRWVPNKVVKGVAYDTPVAGYRSGVTDLLRLWKSEAVESFDFQAFNVGDYYRAVEAKIFSETISKVLYPNDEPEIGKALRLGQQYFFVSCSLQDMVRIHLLRENSLDTFAASFAVQLNDTHPSIAVAELMRLLVDEHQFEWDAAWQITRATLAYTNHTLLPEALEKWPLPLFASILPRHLEIIYEINRRFLDEVRLVHQGDDQLAARLSIIDENGERYVRMAHLASVGSHAINGVAALHTELLKQTVLKDFYEIHPELFRNVTNGVTPRRWMVLSNPGLTRLITERIGDGWVTNPDELRGLEPFVADQTFQSAWQKVKRENKSVLAGVIKARTGIVVDPASLFDVLVKRIHEYKRQHLKVLHIITLYNRIKHDPQADVTPRTFIFGGKAAPGYFMAKLIIKLVNSMGEVVNSDPDVADRLKVVFFPDFNVTNGQMVYPAADLSEQISTAGKEASGTGNMKFSLNGALTIGTLDGANVEIREEVGAENFFLFGLTAAEVSDLKSGGYDPRKWYGEKTELREAIDQIAGGLFSHGDRGLFQPLVEHLLNRDDYLLLADYQAYIDCQDRVSAAFRDRKRWTEMSILNVARMGKFSSDRAIREYCSDIWQASPLPQD